A region from the Nesterenkonia lacusekhoensis genome encodes:
- the mihF gene encoding integration host factor, actinobacterial type: MALRELSTEERDKARKKALAARIERAELKQSFGAGKTSFPDVLKKADSSEAVARLKTLELLEALPGIGRVTAGKVLEELGISENRRIGGLGVKQRAALSDYLASLS; encoded by the coding sequence GTGGCTCTGCGAGAACTCAGCACAGAAGAACGCGATAAGGCCCGGAAGAAGGCGCTGGCAGCACGGATCGAGCGTGCTGAGCTGAAGCAGAGCTTCGGGGCGGGCAAGACCAGCTTCCCCGATGTCCTGAAGAAGGCCGACTCCTCGGAGGCCGTCGCTCGTCTCAAGACTCTCGAGCTGCTGGAGGCGCTCCCCGGCATCGGCCGTGTCACCGCTGGCAAGGTCTTGGAGGAGCTGGGCATCTCGGAGAACCGCCGCATCGGCGGGCTCGGAGTCAAGCAGCGTGCGGCGCTGTCCGATTATCTGGCCAGCCTGAGCTGA
- the pyrF gene encoding orotidine-5'-phosphate decarboxylase, whose translation MTAAPEGSGGFGARLTAAMERHGRLCVGLDPHPGMLTTWGLNDDASGLREFGHRVIAATAGRAGVIKPQVAFFERYGVSGMQALAEIQREAREAGLLVIADAKRGDIGSTMAAYAEAWLDPESEFAADALTVTPFLGFGSLAPAVEAAARHGAGLFVLALTSNPEGQQVQLAAREHVTVAEQIVRAVAQADTGREAGQEGLADIGLVVGATTASLAAEHGIDLTAGPMPILAPGYGAQGATAQSLRAGFGAAYPQVLVNASRSILAAGPAPKALAEAVERAAAELR comes from the coding sequence GTGACAGCAGCGCCTGAGGGCTCGGGTGGTTTCGGGGCCAGACTCACCGCGGCCATGGAGCGACATGGACGCCTCTGCGTGGGTCTCGACCCGCACCCGGGCATGCTCACCACCTGGGGACTGAACGACGACGCCTCCGGGCTGCGAGAGTTCGGTCACCGGGTGATCGCCGCGACGGCCGGCCGGGCTGGCGTGATCAAGCCGCAGGTGGCCTTCTTCGAGCGCTACGGCGTCTCCGGGATGCAGGCCCTGGCAGAGATCCAGCGTGAGGCACGTGAGGCCGGGCTCCTGGTCATCGCCGACGCCAAGCGAGGAGACATCGGCTCCACGATGGCCGCCTACGCCGAGGCGTGGCTCGACCCGGAGTCCGAGTTCGCCGCCGACGCCCTCACCGTCACCCCTTTCCTGGGCTTCGGTTCGCTGGCCCCGGCCGTGGAGGCCGCGGCTCGGCATGGGGCAGGGCTCTTCGTGCTGGCGCTGACCTCCAATCCGGAGGGGCAGCAGGTGCAGCTGGCCGCGCGTGAGCATGTGACTGTGGCCGAGCAGATCGTCCGTGCAGTCGCTCAGGCGGACACCGGCCGGGAAGCGGGGCAGGAGGGCCTGGCCGACATCGGTCTGGTCGTCGGGGCCACCACGGCGAGTCTGGCGGCCGAGCACGGCATCGACCTCACGGCCGGGCCCATGCCGATCCTGGCCCCCGGATACGGGGCTCAGGGCGCAACGGCCCAGAGCCTGCGTGCAGGGTTCGGAGCTGCTTACCCCCAGGTGCTGGTGAACGCTTCACGGAGCATCCTGGCCGCAGGGCCGGCCCCCAAGGCGTTGGCGGAGGCTGTCGAGAGGGCAGCGGCCGAGCTGCGCTGA